The following coding sequences are from one Terriglobia bacterium window:
- a CDS encoding BatD family protein gives MATPELNLASPKRRFPSAILLILLGLLLPAVQAQDVQVSAVLSTDTVGVQDQFQLTVTITGNDSAQAQTPRLPRFQGLRVVAGPSLSTQFQWINGRSTSSKSFIYILLPEKEGQFTIDPIEVAVGARIYKTQSLAVRITSASRAPAPSTRSLITDPFGTEEPGRRTQPAGDDVFVSAELDRASAYPGQQVTLTYHLYTQVNVSGLQLQENPPLTGFWVENLEVASKPTGTRKVINGKEYLDYVVKKQALFPNTAGRQKIPSSTFAISVKSTGDFFGFFGQTDTVYRKTKEVGLEVKSLPSQDRPTGFNNAVGSFTLAGELNKSDVATGDAVSLRVKLAGRGNLKEIPDIPLPATPDLTIYSSKREDDVRPVAGDQIGGEKVWEYVIIPKVPGDHTIPALSFSYFDPEHERYETVSTSPLLLKVARGSDAGNAIAGLSGINKQNLTRQGTDINFIKLSGADLEPRRTPIYYSPWFYLLGALPLLFNIGAFLYQRERARQSGDLVLARSRKAKRLALQRLHKAEKAGRLEPRRFYDEAALALAGYLGDRFNLPEIEVTADNLEHTMEEKAIASETVQEAVAALQECDFGRFVSASPAPERRKELSNRIRSVIDTLEHSQR, from the coding sequence ATGGCAACACCGGAATTGAATCTGGCCTCCCCGAAGCGAAGGTTCCCCTCTGCCATTCTATTGATATTACTTGGATTACTCCTGCCCGCAGTCCAGGCTCAGGATGTGCAGGTTTCCGCCGTCCTGAGCACCGACACCGTCGGAGTCCAGGACCAGTTTCAGCTCACCGTCACGATCACGGGCAACGACAGCGCGCAGGCGCAGACTCCCCGATTGCCGCGTTTTCAAGGCCTTCGGGTCGTAGCGGGCCCCAGTCTGAGCACTCAGTTTCAGTGGATCAACGGGCGGTCGACCAGTTCGAAGAGCTTTATCTACATCTTGCTGCCGGAAAAAGAGGGACAATTCACCATTGATCCGATTGAAGTTGCAGTTGGTGCCAGGATTTATAAGACCCAGTCGCTGGCAGTACGCATCACTTCAGCTTCTCGTGCGCCTGCCCCATCAACACGAAGCCTGATCACGGATCCCTTCGGAACGGAAGAGCCCGGGCGCCGCACCCAGCCCGCCGGAGACGACGTCTTCGTCTCAGCAGAACTTGATCGCGCCTCCGCCTATCCCGGCCAGCAGGTAACTTTGACGTACCATTTGTACACTCAAGTCAACGTCAGCGGGTTACAATTGCAGGAAAACCCGCCACTCACCGGATTTTGGGTCGAGAATCTCGAGGTCGCATCCAAGCCGACCGGCACGCGCAAGGTTATCAACGGCAAAGAGTATCTGGATTACGTGGTCAAGAAACAGGCCCTGTTCCCCAACACCGCCGGCAGGCAGAAGATTCCATCCTCCACCTTCGCGATCTCTGTCAAGTCGACCGGCGACTTTTTCGGCTTCTTTGGACAAACCGACACCGTCTACCGCAAGACAAAGGAAGTGGGTCTGGAGGTAAAGTCCCTTCCGTCGCAGGATCGCCCCACCGGCTTCAACAATGCGGTCGGATCGTTCACCCTTGCCGGCGAACTGAACAAGTCCGATGTCGCTACCGGAGATGCCGTGTCGCTGAGAGTGAAGCTGGCAGGCAGAGGCAATCTTAAAGAAATCCCAGACATTCCTCTGCCTGCGACGCCGGATCTGACCATCTATTCCTCAAAGCGAGAGGACGACGTACGTCCGGTCGCAGGAGATCAGATCGGTGGCGAAAAGGTCTGGGAGTACGTGATCATCCCCAAAGTTCCCGGCGACCACACCATTCCCGCTCTCTCTTTTTCCTATTTCGATCCCGAGCACGAGCGTTATGAAACCGTGTCCACATCGCCCCTCCTCTTGAAGGTCGCGCGCGGATCGGACGCGGGAAATGCGATCGCCGGTCTGTCTGGAATCAACAAGCAGAACCTGACGCGTCAGGGCACGGACATCAACTTCATCAAGCTCTCGGGCGCGGATCTGGAGCCCCGGCGCACGCCGATCTACTACTCACCCTGGTTCTACCTGTTGGGTGCGCTGCCATTGCTATTCAACATTGGGGCCTTTCTTTACCAGCGAGAGCGAGCCCGGCAGTCAGGGGACCTCGTTCTGGCACGCAGCCGCAAGGCCAAGCGTCTGGCCCTGCAGCGACTGCACAAGGCCGAGAAGGCAGGCCGGTTGGAGCCGCGGCGCTTCTACGATGAAGCGGCCCTGGCTCTCGCCGGCTACCTCGGGGACAGGTTCAACCTCCCGGAAATCGAAGTCACTGCCGACAACCTCGAACACACCATGGAGGAGAAGGCCATCGCTTCTGAGACAGTGCAGGAAGCCGTGGCGGCTCTTCAGGAGTGCGATTTCGGCCGGTTCGTCTCCGCCTCACCTGCGCCGGAGCGGCGGAAGGAGCTGTCCAATCGCATCCGCTCCGTCATTGACACCTTGGAGCATTCGCAGAGATGA
- a CDS encoding tetratricopeptide repeat protein, with the protein MVIMSVTAALWVSFGAVTRAESVASKNKQGNQLFEQGKYQDAEKAYLEAQTNMPGRPELSYNLGNSLIKQKKYDQALQALRQAVSKGDKGLQANGWYNVGNALFDMGGFGDSAQAYIQALRINPSDRDAKHNLELALRKKQEQEQQQKGQGQTQESSRQKPEGGQNEEKGRNEPKPPDKQGQQPQSQEPPGQKPANPQSSQSVRPEGAFSKERALQILDALQNQELAEQRKLLERRARKKATGRDW; encoded by the coding sequence ATGGTAATAATGTCGGTGACTGCAGCACTGTGGGTCTCATTCGGAGCAGTCACACGGGCCGAATCGGTCGCCTCGAAAAATAAGCAGGGGAACCAGCTTTTCGAACAGGGGAAGTATCAGGATGCCGAAAAGGCCTACCTCGAAGCTCAGACGAACATGCCGGGCCGACCTGAGCTGTCCTACAACCTGGGCAACTCGTTGATCAAACAGAAGAAATACGATCAGGCGCTGCAGGCGTTGCGACAGGCCGTGAGCAAAGGAGACAAAGGGTTGCAGGCCAACGGTTGGTATAACGTCGGCAACGCGCTTTTCGATATGGGCGGCTTCGGCGACTCCGCCCAAGCCTACATACAGGCACTGCGAATAAATCCTTCGGACCGGGATGCGAAACATAATCTGGAGCTTGCACTGAGAAAGAAACAGGAGCAGGAACAGCAACAGAAGGGGCAGGGTCAGACCCAGGAATCGAGCCGGCAGAAGCCCGAGGGTGGTCAGAACGAAGAAAAAGGAAGGAACGAGCCCAAACCGCCGGACAAGCAGGGGCAGCAACCCCAGTCTCAAGAACCGCCGGGACAGAAGCCTGCCAATCCGCAGTCCAGCCAGTCAGTGCGTCCGGAGGGAGCCTTCAGCAAGGAACGGGCATTGCAGATCCTGGACGCGCTGCAAAACCAGGAACTGGCCGAGCAGCGCAAACTCCTGGAGCGCCGGGCGCGAAAGAAAGCTACGGGCAGGGATTGGTAG
- a CDS encoding VWA domain-containing protein, translating into MHFVRSEYLELLWALPALAAFFVWSFRRRRRRLESFVSPALMGRLTGEFSRRKAVARALLLAGFFTFGVLALARPQWGMRLDTVRRQGVDIIAALDTSYSMSAEDVAPNRLEKAKSEIRGLIGRLKGDRIGLVAFAGTAIVQCPLTLDYGAASLFLDIANTEIIPEPGTSLAAAIQTATSAFIAKEKKYKVLVIFTDGEDLEGQVGAAIRKATGAGVIIYAVGIGSTEGRPIPVRNPKGDIIDYRKDPDGQVVVSRLDERSLAEIASETGGRYFRASTSENELDQIYDDVSRMEKKQLESRLFQNFEDQFQYPLALAILCLAAEACISERRRLGEGWLARIYSRTRAAHGDV; encoded by the coding sequence ATGCATTTCGTCCGATCGGAGTATCTCGAACTTTTATGGGCGCTGCCGGCTCTGGCAGCTTTCTTCGTATGGTCGTTTCGGCGCCGGCGCCGCAGGCTGGAGTCATTCGTTTCGCCGGCGCTCATGGGGCGCTTGACCGGCGAGTTCAGCCGCCGCAAGGCGGTCGCGCGTGCACTGCTGCTGGCGGGGTTTTTCACTTTCGGTGTTCTGGCACTGGCCCGGCCGCAGTGGGGGATGCGCCTGGACACGGTGCGGCGGCAAGGAGTCGATATCATTGCCGCGCTCGACACCTCCTATAGTATGAGCGCAGAGGATGTTGCCCCGAACAGGCTGGAAAAGGCCAAGAGCGAAATCCGCGGGCTGATCGGACGGCTCAAGGGAGACCGCATTGGGCTGGTCGCTTTTGCGGGGACTGCCATCGTGCAGTGCCCGCTCACGCTGGACTATGGGGCCGCTTCTCTTTTCCTTGACATCGCGAACACCGAGATCATTCCCGAGCCTGGAACCTCGCTGGCTGCAGCAATTCAGACCGCCACATCCGCATTCATCGCCAAGGAAAAAAAATACAAGGTTCTCGTCATTTTCACCGACGGCGAGGATCTCGAGGGACAGGTCGGAGCCGCAATCAGGAAAGCCACCGGTGCGGGCGTCATAATTTACGCCGTGGGAATCGGGTCAACCGAAGGAAGGCCCATACCAGTTCGAAATCCCAAAGGCGATATAATAGACTATCGTAAAGATCCGGATGGCCAGGTAGTTGTCAGCAGACTCGACGAGCGGTCGCTGGCCGAAATCGCATCGGAAACCGGCGGGAGATATTTCCGGGCGAGCACCTCTGAGAACGAGCTGGACCAGATCTATGACGATGTGTCTCGCATGGAAAAGAAACAGTTGGAGTCGAGGCTCTTCCAGAACTTCGAGGACCAGTTCCAGTACCCGCTCGCCCTGGCAATTCTTTGTCTCGCTGCGGAAGCATGCATCAGCGAGCGCCGTCGGCTTGGAGAAGGCTGGCTTGCGCGCATTTATTCCCGAACCCGTGCCGCGCACGGTGACGTATAA
- a CDS encoding VWA domain-containing protein, whose translation MFTFANPWFLLLFTLIPVLVWRYIRRIHRGEGSLRFASTVALEGVRPPWTVRFRHVLFGLNMLALVVCVAAMARPRKGTEEEEVTTEGVDIIVALDASGSMAAEDFAPRNRLYVAKLVVRQFVEGLKHDRAGLVVFAGKAFTRCPLTLDYGVLLNVVDDIELDTIEDGTAIGNALATCLNRLRENKAKSKVIILVTDGVNNRGEIQPLDAAGIARTLGVKIYTVGIGSRGTARIPVTDPNYGKVYVDMPVEIDEGSLTRIAEMTGGLYYRATDKPSLERIFQDIGRLEKTRILVKSYTHYDERYPDFLVPALAMVLFTTMAGFTRFGKLP comes from the coding sequence ATGTTCACCTTCGCAAACCCGTGGTTTCTTCTTCTGTTCACGCTCATCCCGGTTCTGGTGTGGCGCTACATCCGCCGCATACACAGGGGGGAAGGAAGCCTGCGTTTCGCTTCCACCGTGGCGCTGGAGGGCGTGCGACCACCCTGGACCGTCCGATTCCGCCACGTCCTTTTCGGATTGAATATGCTTGCCTTGGTCGTGTGCGTTGCGGCGATGGCACGGCCCCGAAAAGGGACGGAGGAGGAAGAGGTTACAACCGAGGGTGTGGATATCATCGTGGCGCTGGACGCTTCCGGCAGTATGGCCGCTGAGGATTTTGCTCCCCGGAACCGGCTTTACGTCGCCAAGCTGGTCGTCCGCCAGTTCGTTGAAGGATTAAAGCATGATCGTGCCGGTCTCGTGGTCTTTGCCGGAAAAGCGTTTACGCGCTGCCCGCTCACGCTGGACTATGGTGTTCTGCTCAATGTGGTTGACGACATCGAACTCGACACGATCGAGGATGGAACCGCGATCGGAAATGCGCTCGCGACCTGCCTGAACCGGCTGCGTGAGAACAAGGCCAAGAGCAAGGTGATCATCCTGGTGACAGACGGCGTCAACAACCGCGGCGAGATTCAGCCCCTGGATGCCGCCGGCATCGCACGAACCCTGGGGGTGAAGATCTATACCGTCGGCATCGGCAGCCGAGGCACGGCGCGGATCCCCGTCACGGATCCCAACTACGGCAAGGTGTATGTAGACATGCCGGTCGAGATCGACGAAGGGTCCCTTACCAGAATTGCCGAGATGACCGGAGGCCTCTATTATCGTGCCACCGACAAGCCCTCGCTGGAGCGGATTTTCCAGGATATCGGGCGTCTCGAGAAGACCCGGATCCTGGTGAAGTCTTACACCCACTACGACGAGCGCTACCCGGATTTCCTGGTCCCCGCGTTAGCCATGGTCCTGTTTACGACGATGGCAGGTTTCACCCGTTTCGGCAAGTTGCCCTAG
- a CDS encoding DUF58 domain-containing protein, with protein sequence MLPKELVRKIRRIQITTNRLVNESLAGEYHSVFKGRGMEFDEVREYQHGDDIRTIDWNVTSRTGHPFVKRYVEERELTVMLLVDASASGAFGSFEKTKAEVAAEISALVAFSAIKNNDRVGAILFTDRVEKFIPPRRGSTHVLRVIRELLYYRPERQGTRIQQALEHLNLVVHKRAVVFLISDLLDQGFEQPLKVANRRHDVVIIQIVDPRERDLPNVGILEVLDAETGEVVRIDTSLPKIRAAYRRNWERNHQNQRKLFQSHHMDHILINAAEPYDVPLVRFFEERQRKYH encoded by the coding sequence ATGTTGCCTAAAGAGCTGGTTCGCAAGATACGACGCATTCAGATCACCACCAACCGGCTGGTGAACGAGTCCCTCGCGGGCGAATATCACTCCGTGTTCAAGGGGCGAGGAATGGAATTCGACGAAGTCCGTGAGTACCAGCATGGCGACGACATCCGCACGATCGACTGGAACGTAACCTCACGCACGGGCCATCCATTCGTGAAGCGCTACGTCGAGGAACGGGAACTCACCGTGATGCTCCTGGTCGATGCCAGCGCCTCGGGTGCGTTCGGATCCTTCGAGAAGACCAAAGCCGAAGTGGCCGCCGAAATCTCCGCTCTGGTGGCCTTCTCGGCCATCAAAAACAACGATCGCGTCGGAGCCATCCTCTTCACGGACCGCGTGGAAAAATTCATACCGCCGCGCCGAGGAAGCACGCACGTCCTGCGCGTTATCCGCGAGCTCCTTTATTACCGGCCGGAGCGCCAGGGCACACGCATCCAGCAAGCACTCGAGCATCTGAACCTGGTTGTGCACAAGCGCGCCGTGGTGTTCCTGATCTCCGATCTGCTCGATCAGGGCTTCGAACAACCCCTGAAAGTGGCAAACCGCAGGCACGACGTGGTGATCATTCAGATCGTCGATCCTCGTGAGAGAGATCTTCCGAATGTGGGCATTCTGGAGGTCCTCGATGCAGAGACCGGCGAGGTCGTCCGCATCGACACATCGCTGCCCAAAATCCGCGCCGCCTATCGCAGGAATTGGGAGCGAAACCACCAGAATCAGAGGAAGTTGTTCCAATCGCACCACATGGACCACATCTTGATAAACGCCGCCGAGCCTTACGACGTGCCGCTGGTGCGCTTTTTCGAGGAACGCCAGCGCAAATACCATTAG
- a CDS encoding AAA family ATPase, whose product MELAAHIETINQRVKGESSFVQHLVGEVHRVIVGQKYMVERLLVGLLTRGHILLEGVPGLAKTLAVKTLSSAIDTRFQRIQFTPDLLPADLIGTMIFNPKDGTFYPKKGPIFSNILLADEINRAPAKVQSALLEAMQERQVTIGDTTYPLEEPFLVLATQNPIEHEGTYPLPEAQIDRFMLKLKIDYPDIKEERQILDLMAGDEAIKVGTVVRPADILRVRQVVKEVYIDDRIKDYIVQLVFASRRPQDFKVDLKGLIQFGASPRATIFLAQAARAHAFIKGRGYVTPEDIKAIGMDVLRHRIILTYEAEAEEVTTESIVSRIFDAVQVP is encoded by the coding sequence ATGGAACTGGCCGCGCACATCGAAACGATCAATCAGAGAGTCAAGGGCGAAAGCAGCTTCGTTCAGCACCTGGTCGGTGAGGTGCACCGTGTCATCGTGGGACAGAAGTACATGGTCGAACGCCTGCTGGTCGGCCTGTTGACGCGCGGCCATATCCTGCTCGAAGGCGTGCCGGGTCTCGCCAAGACCCTGGCTGTCAAAACGTTGTCTTCGGCAATCGACACCCGGTTTCAGCGCATCCAGTTCACGCCCGATCTCCTGCCCGCCGACCTGATCGGGACCATGATCTTCAATCCCAAAGACGGCACGTTTTATCCCAAGAAGGGGCCGATCTTCTCGAACATACTGCTGGCAGATGAGATCAACCGCGCTCCGGCCAAGGTCCAGAGCGCGCTCCTTGAAGCCATGCAGGAGCGCCAGGTCACAATCGGCGACACGACCTACCCCCTTGAGGAACCGTTCCTGGTACTGGCAACTCAGAATCCCATCGAGCATGAAGGCACCTACCCGCTGCCCGAAGCACAGATCGACCGTTTCATGCTCAAGCTGAAGATCGATTATCCGGACATCAAGGAAGAGCGCCAGATCCTTGACCTCATGGCCGGGGACGAGGCAATCAAAGTCGGCACGGTTGTGAGGCCCGCCGACATCCTGCGTGTGCGCCAGGTGGTCAAAGAAGTCTACATCGACGATAGGATCAAGGATTACATCGTCCAGCTCGTATTCGCCTCGCGCAGACCGCAGGATTTCAAGGTTGACCTCAAGGGTCTCATCCAGTTTGGGGCCTCTCCCCGGGCGACGATTTTCCTGGCCCAGGCCGCTCGCGCCCATGCGTTCATCAAGGGGCGAGGCTACGTCACGCCGGAGGATATCAAAGCAATAGGCATGGACGTGCTTCGCCATCGCATCATCCTCACCTATGAAGCAGAGGCAGAGGAAGTCACAACCGAATCGATCGTCAGCCGGATCTTCGACGCAGTGCAGGTTCCTTGA
- the rho gene encoding transcription termination factor Rho: MAEKESKPTNPADERKISIQEALDKEGEQLHISELQALNIKDLTKIARKYKIADIGKMTKQDLIFAILQAQAEKHGLIFSEGVLEVLPEGYGFLRSPDYSYLPGPDDIYISPSQIRKFDLRTGDIVSGQIRMPNEGERYLALVKVDAVNFEPPEEARHRIFYDNLTPLYPHDRIRLETIRENLSARVMDIFTPIGKGQRGLIVSPPRAGKTMILQNLANSISTNHPEIYLIVLLIDERPEEVTDMERSVKGEVISSTFDEPASRHVQVAEIVMEKAKRLVEHKKDVVILLDSITRLARAYNTIVPSSGKVLSGGVDANALEKPKRFFGAARKIEEGGSLTIMATALIDTGSRMDDVIFEEFKGTGNMEIILDRKLVDKRIFPAIDINRSGTRKEELLVEGADLNKIWILRKVLNPLSIDEAMDLLLDKLRKSESNSEFLNSLNKG, translated from the coding sequence ATGGCTGAGAAAGAATCCAAGCCGACGAACCCCGCAGACGAAAGGAAGATCTCCATTCAGGAGGCTTTGGATAAGGAGGGGGAGCAGCTCCATATCAGCGAGCTCCAGGCCCTGAACATCAAGGACCTCACCAAGATCGCCCGCAAGTACAAGATCGCCGACATCGGCAAGATGACCAAGCAGGATCTCATATTCGCAATCCTGCAGGCTCAGGCCGAAAAACACGGGCTGATTTTTTCGGAAGGCGTTCTTGAAGTGCTCCCGGAAGGATATGGCTTCCTGCGATCACCCGATTACAGCTATCTGCCCGGCCCGGATGACATCTACATTTCGCCGTCCCAGATCCGGAAGTTCGACCTGCGGACGGGAGATATCGTTTCGGGACAGATCCGGATGCCCAACGAAGGCGAGCGCTACCTCGCCCTCGTGAAGGTGGATGCCGTCAATTTCGAGCCTCCGGAGGAAGCGCGCCACCGAATCTTCTACGACAACCTCACGCCGCTTTATCCCCACGATCGGATCCGGCTCGAAACCATACGGGAGAACCTCTCCGCACGGGTTATGGATATCTTCACCCCCATCGGCAAGGGTCAGCGCGGCCTGATCGTGTCGCCGCCACGCGCAGGGAAAACGATGATCCTCCAGAACCTGGCAAATTCCATCAGCACGAATCATCCGGAGATCTATCTCATTGTTCTGCTGATCGACGAGCGCCCCGAGGAAGTCACCGACATGGAGCGGTCTGTCAAGGGTGAGGTAATCAGTTCCACTTTCGATGAGCCTGCGTCGCGGCACGTGCAGGTAGCCGAAATCGTCATGGAAAAAGCCAAACGCCTGGTTGAGCACAAGAAGGACGTCGTGATTCTGCTGGACAGCATCACCCGCCTGGCACGCGCCTACAACACCATCGTTCCTTCCAGCGGGAAGGTTCTTTCAGGCGGCGTCGACGCCAATGCGCTGGAAAAGCCCAAGCGCTTCTTCGGTGCCGCGCGCAAGATCGAGGAGGGCGGCAGCCTCACAATCATGGCGACGGCTCTGATCGACACCGGCAGCCGCATGGACGATGTTATCTTCGAGGAATTCAAAGGCACCGGCAATATGGAGATCATTCTCGACCGCAAGCTCGTCGACAAGCGCATTTTCCCCGCCATTGACATCAACCGGTCCGGGACCCGCAAGGAAGAGCTGCTGGTCGAAGGCGCCGACCTGAACAAGATTTGGATCTTGCGCAAGGTGCTTAACCCGCTCTCGATTGATGAGGCCATGGACTTGCTCCTGGACAAGTTGCGCAAATCCGAGAGCAATTCCGAATTCCTCAACTCCCTGAACAAGGGCTGA